Genomic window (Microbacterium oxydans):
AGGCGAGAGCGCCGGCCTCGCTGGCGCGCTCCACGAGCTCCTTCTGGCTGAACGCCGTGAGGAGGACGACGGGTGCGATGTTGCCCTTGTGCAGCTTCTCGGCCGCGCTGATGCCGTCGAGCTGCGGCATCTTGACGTCCATGATGACCAGGTCGGGTCGCAGCTCGGTCGCGAGTGCGACGGCGGTCTCTCCATCACCGGCCTCGCCGACGACATCGAAGCCGTTGTCGCGGAGGATCTCGACGATGTCGAGACGGATCAGCGATTCGTCTTCGGCGACGACGACGCGTCGGGGTGCGGATGACGTGGGCTGCTCAGCCTGTTCTTCGTGCTCGGTCACAGAACCATCCTAGTGGAGTGCCCCTGTCAGCAGGCCGTAGGCGGTCGGCGCGGACGAATCCCGTCCGCCCCCTGCGCTACAGTCGTAGACGCGACACACGAGCCGGCGTGGCGGAATGGCAGACGCGGAGCACTCAAAATGCTTTGTCCGAAAGGGCGTGTGGGTTCGAGTCCCACCGCCGGCACCCTCCATCGACGTCTGTCGTCCCCGGTCCCGTGAACGGCAGCAGCGCGGCGGCCGGAGGAAGCCCACGCAGGCGGAGGACGCTCAGGCAGGCGTCGGCGGCTGACCCCGTCACCGCTACTCGGCGAGAACGGCGAGCTCCGCCAGCACCCGGGGATGCGCGAGGATCCGGAAGTGGCCACCGGTGTCGAGGCGCACGTTCTTGGCGCCGGCCAGTTCGCTCCCCTCGGGGATGTGCGGGTCGAACGCCGCGTAGATCGACACGATCCGCTCGTTGATCGTCAGCTGTCGCGCGAGACCCACGATGGACGGGGCCTCCGGCGAGAACTCGCGGAGGGTGCGGGACAACATGAGCCGCGCGTAGCGTGAGCCCCCGAACGGCGTCGCGATCGCCAGCATGGAGCGGACCCTCTCCCCCGCAGCCCCGGTCATGACGAGCTTCCCGGCGAGCCCGCCCTTGCTGTGCGCGACCAGGATCACGTCGGTCAAGCCGCGCTGCTCCAGGAAATCGGCCACCGCCACGGCCATGTCCGCCACCGGGCGCTGATTGCGTGCGAGGGCGTCGACGACGTGGACGGGGTGTCCGCGTTCGTGGAGAGCCGTGACGAGCGGCTGCATGAACTTCCACGTCTCGTACACCCCGGGGAGGACCACGATGTGCGGACCGTCACCGGACGCGAGGGAGGCGGGGTCGGTGCGATCGAAGAGGGCACGAAGCTGCCAGGAGCCCGCGTAGACGTAGTCGGCGATCCACCAGCCCGCCTTCCTCAGCACGCCGATGACGTGCTCCCCCGACGACGATGCAGATCCATGACTGAAAGCTACCCGACGCGCACGACAGAGGGGGCGGAGCCGAAGCCCCACCCCCTCTGGATGCTGTACGTCAGACGCCGGCCTTGTAGATCGGTGCCGCGCCGCGGATCGCATCGCCGACCTTGTGCACGCGAAGGT
Coding sequences:
- a CDS encoding ANTAR domain-containing response regulator; this translates as MTEHEEQAEQPTSSAPRRVVVAEDESLIRLDIVEILRDNGFDVVGEAGDGETAVALATELRPDLVIMDVKMPQLDGISAAEKLHKGNIAPVVLLTAFSQKELVERASEAGALAYVVKPFTPNDLLPAIEIALARHEQIITLEAEVADMVERFETRKLVDRAKGLLNEKMGLSEPEAFRWIQKASMDRRLTMQDVAKAIIEQLAPKK
- a CDS encoding esterase/lipase family protein, with protein sequence MLRKAGWWIADYVYAGSWQLRALFDRTDPASLASGDGPHIVVLPGVYETWKFMQPLVTALHERGHPVHVVDALARNQRPVADMAVAVADFLEQRGLTDVILVAHSKGGLAGKLVMTGAAGERVRSMLAIATPFGGSRYARLMLSRTLREFSPEAPSIVGLARQLTINERIVSIYAAFDPHIPEGSELAGAKNVRLDTGGHFRILAHPRVLAELAVLAE